The Tripterygium wilfordii isolate XIE 37 chromosome 5, ASM1340144v1, whole genome shotgun sequence DNA segment TATCTAATAGCCACTTGCTTTGGTCCATGATTGTATCAAACCAATCTTTTTTGTATCAATTATTTTTAGATCAATTATCTTATCCTGATTGATGGGATTCTTATAGAATTCATCCATTTCAACTTCCCATTCGTTCGGATACTCTGAAATAGGATTGAACTCTGGTAGgatgtttctcttctttttggAAGGGTCCGTATATGGTGACACTTGGTACGGACCCCTCTTCTTCAATATTTTGCTCTGATACTGTTGACCTTCGGTTGCCAGCTTTGCCAACAAACGTAATTTATTCGCATCAGTATCATCCTCCTCATTAGCAATAGAACTAATCCCATCAACCATTTCTTCGTTCTCAGTTTCTTCAACTAGGGCATCAATAGTTTCTTCAACTGAGGCATCAACCTTATCCACATTCAAATCAACCAGTTCATCAGGTTGATCAACCTTAACTTCAGTGATACCAACCATAAGCTCATTGGTATCAACCATATATGAAGTAGTTTCAACCGTGTTGTCAACCATAAACGTAAGGTTATCAACCTTAAGTTCGCTGTTTTCAACTTCAAACTGATCATTATCTACTTTATCATCAACCTTGATATCATCATTGTAAACCTTCTTGTCGGCTACAGAAAGATTATCAACATgacgatcatcatcatcaacaatctcATCAACATGGGGGGCAACATAAAATCGatttgcatcatcatcatcatcggttGATTCAATTGGCAAATGATCCACCTTCTCAATAATCTTGCTAATAACTTTATCCAAATCTTCATTGGATTCATTTGGTAAGTGATCTTCCCCCTCGATGGATGTTATATCACCCTTGTCCAGGTGCCCAATTTCCACCTGCTcaactccaactccatctataTCATCATTTATTTCCggcttcttcttcattgaagcCTTCTTTCTCCTGGAAATGAGCATTTCCAAACccacatttttcttcttctccaactctTGTAACTCTGATATTTCTTTGTCTGCCTTCGGCATTAAACGTGTGCTCCTTCTCAGAGTATTTTTCTTTACCTGCTTCCCCTTTTTTATCGCCCTCATCTTCACAATCTTCCTCTTAATCCCCACcctttcttcctcttcctcaactttATCATgtacaattttattttcttcttcttttttgctcaGCTTCTGAGCAGATTTTAGGCCCACAATTTCGTTCTCAATAGAACTGAGCCTCACTGAGATATCATTTATCTTTCCATCCAgtttattttctaattcaaCAAGAGTATCCTTGACCAATCCGCTGATCAACGAACTCACAAGCAATCCCATCTCAAATGTATCATCTGACTTTTTAACTGAACTGACATTAGAGTCAGCTCCAGGGTTCTGCATGGGTTGCTTAGCTTTCTTTGCCTTCTTTAATACGACTCCTACATTCCCTTAACAATTAGATGTGTACTCCTGCTCACTTTCTAAGTGCGTGTTGACCATTTCAAAGACTGTaacctgaagatgaaaaaatcatataaattaaaacaTCTACATCatattatcaacgtaaatatatacgaTACCAACGTAaaaatatacaataccaacgtaaatatatacaatactaACGTAAAATATACTATACCAACGTAAAAATATACAATActaacgtaaatatatacaataccaacttAAAATTCTCATTAACAACTAAAACatctaaattataaattatcaacctaaacattttcattataagccagaaaaatataattacctcATCCGCCTCTAGTATATCATTGACAATCTTCGACTTTGGTGCCCTAGTTGATGACCACTTCAACATTCTATGTAGCAAATTCAGATCAACACAGTTTGCAAAATTTTCTGCAATACTGGGAATAACCTCATATACCCATAGTTGGAAAGCCCAAGAAAAACCCAGTAGATTGTACCATTCATAATCATTCTGCTTAGCCTTAAATTTGTCGGACCTTCCAACAAGACAATTAGTCAGAGACTGTATTGTTTTCTTGTATGACAAAGTTCCCCATGGGTACTTGTTGAACATATCAAGATAATTGACCAGATTCAacaaatcaacatcaatcaatAGCTTAACATCTCTACCTAAGAGCACAGACTCAGCAAATATACAAGTGCCAACTTAAAAACATCTTCAGGATCTTGGCACTGCATAAAAGTCTTGTAACTGTTGGCATGAAATATGATAGCTTCCATTGAAATACTTATACTGCAAACCCACCCTAGGTTCACCAGaattctccatctctttcaaatATAATGAGATGTCTGGTAGGGAGTGACACCTCAGTCCAGTTATGAGGTTAAATTTCCTTATTGAAAAACTAGATTCTTTTCCACCAATCAAAAACACcaacttcccttttttttcatgCTCTTTTGATTGTATTTGCCTAAGAATGAGTTGGTGTACAATCTGTGGAgcccatttaatgtttttcagtTGTAAGAACGCACCAAAACAAGATCCCCTAAACAAAGTCAGCTGATCTTCGCTCAGTTTACTTTTGATATCGCTTATTGTTTCATATAACTTTGAAAATGAAAGAACCTTGGCACCAAATCTCTCATTGATGGGAATCTTGTACGTCATTTTATGTCAATTCTACATGTATATGAAAAGTGtaaaataag contains these protein-coding regions:
- the LOC119998572 gene encoding uncharacterized protein LOC119998572 translates to MTYKIPINERFGAKVLSFSKLYETISDIKSKLSEDQLTLFRGSCFGAFLQLKNIKWAPQIVHQLILRQIQSKEHEKKGKLVFLIGGKESSFSIRKFNLITGLRCHSLPDISLYLKEMENSGEPRVGRDVKLLIDVDLLNLVNYLDMFNKYPWGTLSYKKTIQSLTNCLVGRSDKFKAKQNDYEWYNLLGFSWAFQLWVYEVIPSIAENFANCVDLNLLHRMLKWSSTRAPKSKIVNDILEADEVTVFEMVNTHLESEQEYTSNC